The nucleotide sequence GGCGAGGTCGATCACCCACAGGTTGCGGTCGCGCACGAAGCTGACGAAACCGCCCTTGGGCGAGAGCTTGGCGTCGGTGGCAAAGCCCTCGCCCTGGGTGAGCTGGCGCACGGCGGCCTTGCCCTGCTTGCCCAGGTCGTACAGGTACAGTTCGCCGCCGAGCGGGAACAGCAGGGTGCGGGCGTCCGGCGACCACTGGTAATCGACGATGCCGGTCATGGCGGCAATGCGCTGGCGTTCGCGGCGCGCCTTTTCGGCATCGCTCAGGGTTTCATCGCCGGGCAGCACCACCTTGGAGTCCACCAGCAGGCGGATCTGGCCGCTGCCGATGTCGTAGGCCCACAGGTCCAGCTGGTTGCGGTCGGCCTCCTTGCCACGCAGGAAGCTCACCCGCGAGCCGTCCGGCGCCACCTTCGGCTTCATCAGGGTCGGCCCGGACAGCGGCAGCGGCCCGGTGATGGCGTCCAGGGTCAGCTTTTCGGCGTGGGCGACGGTGGTGGTGGCGAGCATGAGGGCGAGCGAGGCAACAAGGTGGCGCATGAAAGGTTCCGGCGGCGGCAGGGCGTTCGGGGCGCAAGGCGACCCGGACACGCATCCTACCGCAGGTGGTGCCGGCCGCCGGCCGGCTCCACGCGCTGCCGGACACCCCTTGGAGCCGGCCAGCGGCCGGCACTACCGCGGTAACCGTTTCCGGTTACCGCTTGCCGAACAGGTGCTTGCGCTCTTCGTCGCTGAGCGGCTTGCCCGCGTCCGGGTTCACCTTCTGACGCAACGCATAGGCCCGCCCGGTGGCCGGCCGCGCGGCAATCGCCTCGTGCCAGCGCTTCAGGTTCGGGAACGCGGCGAAATCCGCCGGCAGCTTGTCGTAGGCGCCAATCCACGGGTAGCTGGCCATGTCGGCGATGCTGTATTCGTCCCCGGCCAGGAACGCGCTTTCAGCCAGGCGCTTGTCCATCACCCCGTGCAGGCGGCGCACTTCATTGCCATAGCGTTCGATGGCATACGGAATCTGCTCGGGCGCATACACACTGAAGTGCCCCATCTGCCCGCTCATCGGGCCCAGCCCGGCCATCTGCCAAAACAGCCATTCCAGCACCGCCACCCGGCCGCGGGTATCGGCCGGCAGGAATTTGCCGGTCTTCTCGGCCAGGTACAGCAGGATCGCGCCGGATTCGAACACGCTCTGCGGCGCGCCGCCGTCGGTGGGCTGGTGATCCACCAGCGCCGGCATCTTGTTGTTCGGCGAGATCGCCAGGAATTCCGGCTTGAACTGGTCGCCGCTGCCGATGTTCACCGATTTGATGGTGTACGGCAGGCCCAGCTCTTCCAGCAGCAGGGTGACTTTGTGGCCATTGGGGGTAGGCCAGTAATACAGATCGATCATGACAGGACCCAGCGGTTCAGGAATCTCGAGTCTAGTGCGTCAGTCGGGTTGGCAGGGTCATGAAGGCCCGGTACCCTGCGGCGTCCCCAGCAACGCAGCATTCCAGCATGAGTTCTTCCGCCAAGCCCATCAGTCCTCTGTCGTCCCTGATCTTCGCCTCTCGCTGGCTGCAGCTGCCGCTGTACCTGGGCCTGATCCTGGCGCAATGCGTTTATGTGTTCCTGTTCGGCAAGGAGCTCTGGCACCTGGTGCACAAGGCCAACGCCATGGGCGAGCAGGAGATCATGCTGCTGGTGCTGGGCCTGATCGACGTGGTGATGATCTCCAACCTCCTGGTCATGGTGATCGTGGGTGGCTACGAGACCTTCGTGTCCCGCCTGCGCCTGGAGAACCACCCGGACCAGCCGGAATGGCTGAGCCACGTCAACGCCAGCGTGCTGAAGGTGAAGCTGGCCCTGTCGATCATCGGCATCTCCTCGATCCACCTGCTCAAGACCTTCATCGGTGCGGGCAACCTGGACGGCGTGCCGCTGTGCAATACCGAGGCCTACTACGCCGCTGCAGCCGACCTGACGCTCAAGTACGGTCCGGATGCCAAGCTGATCTGCACCACCATGACCAGCGACGGCGTGATGTGGCAGACCATCATCCATGCCGCCTTCATCCTGTCGGCGATCGGCATCGCCTACACCGACAAGCTGATGGCCCACACCCCGAGCAAGTCGCTGGCCCACTGAGACCGGCCCTTGGGCGGCGGCGCGCTCCGGCGTGCCGCCCTGCCCCACCTGCCGCCCCCCAGCGGGGCGCGGGGATGCTAGATTGAGCACTTGTTGCATGGCCTGGACGCTGGGAATCGTCCAGGCCCCTCGGTCGGCCTGACCGCATCAGGCCCTACGTATCGCCGTTCTTCAAAGGGGAGTTGGATGTCGCACGTCAACACGAACGCCAAGGCGCGCCTGCTGGTGCCGCTGACCCTGGTGGTGGCTCTGGCCGCCTGCTCGGGCAAGGATGAAACCGCAACGCCAGCCGCGCCGACCGCCGCAGCACCGGCTGCCGCACCCGCCGCCACGCCGGCACCGGCACCCGCCGTGTCGGCCAAGGTCCAGTCGATGGGCACCGAGGAACTGCGCGAGCTGGCCAGCAAGGCGCTGCGCGAGAACCGCATGTACGCCCCGGCCGGCGACAACGCCATGGAGTACTACCTGGCGCTGCGCGAGAAGACCCCGGACGACGCCTCGATCAAGAGCGCGCTGACCGACCTGCAGCCGTACGTGCTCATTGCCGCCGAGCAGAGCCTGGCCCGTGAGGACTTCACCGAAGGCCAGCGCCTGGTGGCGCTGATCGAGAAGGTCGACCCCAACGCAGCCGCCCTGCCGCGCCTGAAGACCGGCATCACCAAGGGCACGGAAATCGCGCTGAAGCGGACCCAGGAAGAGACCGACAAGGTCAAAAAGGACGCCGAGAACAAGACCAAGCAGCTGGCCGAACAGCAGCGCCAGCAGCAGGCCAGCGAGGCCGAAGCGGCCAAGCAGATCGCCGCGCAGCAGGACGCCGCCCGCCGCGAAAGCGAACGCCAGGACGGTGAGCGCCAGGCTGCGGCGCGTCGTGAGACCGAACAGCGCCAGCAGGCTGCTGCTGCCGCACAGGCCGCTGCGGCCCGCGCGCCGGCCGCCGCACCGGCTGCCGCTGCCACCCTGCGCCCGATCAGCACCCCGGCGCCGCGTTACCCGGCCGACGCGCTGCGCTCGGGCACCTCGGGCGAAGTGCTGGTGGAAATCACCGTGGGCACCGACGGTTCGGTCACCAACGCCCGCGTCCTGCGCGCCACCCCGGCCCGCATCTTCGATCGCGAAGCGCTGGGCGCGGTAAAGAAGTGGAAGTTCGAGCCGGTGGCCGCACCGACCACCACCCGCCGCACGCTGGCATTCGCGCCCGGCGGTTGATCGGTAGCATTGCCGCAAAAGAAAAACCCCGGAGCGATCCGGGGTTTTTTGTTGGTCCGGTAACGTCAGCCCGAGATCGCCAACCGCTCCTGGTGGTAACGGCGTACCGCCGCGAACCACAGCAGCGCCGCCAGGCCGAAGCCGGCCGCCAGATACACGCCCCACATCTGCGCGCTGATCGGCTCGTGGCGGATGATCTTCAGCAGCATCTGGTTCTGCGCCAGGAACGGCACCGCCAGCTGCCAGAGCTCGCTCTTCACCGGGTACACCATCAGCGCATAGCCCGGCAGCATCGGCAGCAGCATCAGCCAGGTCATGTGGCTCTGCGCTTCCTTCATGCTCTTGGCCGCCGCCGAGAGGAAGGTCAGCAGCGAGGTACCGATGAACAGGATCGGCATCATCACGAACAGCATCTGCAGCATGGACAGCAGGCCCATGTTGAGCTGCCGCGCGGCCGCGCCGGTGGAGAGCTGCGCGCTGAGCTTGAACGCCGCCAGCGTCAGCAGCAGCGAGACCACGCCCACCACGCAGGCCGCCGCGATCTTGCCGCTGACGATGGCACCGCGCTTGGCCGGGGTGGCCAGCAACGGCTCCAACGACTGCCGCTCGCGCTCGCCGGCGGTGGTGTCCATCACCAGGTAGGCACCGCCCAGGAACGAGGTGATGGTGAGCAGGATCGGCAACAGCAGCGACAGCATCACCCCACGCTTGGCCTCGACCGTGGCCAGGTCCTGGGTGGCCACGTCCAGCGGACGTGCGACCTGGGCGTCGATGCCGCGCGCCAGCAGCCGCAGCGAACCAACCTGCTGGCTGTAGCCGCTGAGCGCGGCCTTCAGGCGCGCGGTCGGAATGTCGGCGTCGCGGCGCGTGCTGTCCTGCACGATCTCCACCAACGCCGGGCGTCCTTCTGCCCAGTCCTTGCCGAAGTCCGGGCTGATCCGCAGCGCGATGTCGATCTTCTGGTCGCGGATCTCAGCGGTCAGGTCCTTCGGCGGGTCCACCGCGTTGAGTCCCTGCGAGGCCAGGAAGCGCACCAGGTTGGGGGCGTTCTCGCGGCCGATGGTGGGAATGTCCAGGGGCTTGTCGATCTGGGTCTTGACCCGGCTCTCGGCCAGCTTGCCCATGCCCAGGATCAGGATCGGGTACAGCAACGGTCCCATCAGCAGGGTGAGCGCCAGGGTACGGCGGTCACGCGAGAGGTCGCGCAGTTCCTTGCGCATTACGGTCAACAACGTGGCAAACGCGCTCATGCGTGCAGTCCTTCTTCATTGCCGATGGCCTTCACGAAGGCATCTTCCAGGTTCGCTTCACCGGTCTGCGCGCGCAGTTCGTCGGCGGTGCCGGCCGCCATCACCGTGCCCTTGGCGATGACCACGATGGTGTCGCACAGCGCGGCCACCTCCTGCATGATGTGGCTGGAGAAGATCACGCAGCGGCCTTCGTCGCGCAGCTCGCGCAGGAAGCCTCGCAGGGCGCGGGTGGTCATCACGTCCAGGCCGTTGGTCGGCTCGTCCAGGATCACGTTGCGCGGGTCGTGCACCAGTGCCCGCGCGATGGCGGTCTTGGTGCGCTGCCCCTGCGAGAAACCGTCGGTCTGGCGGTCGAGGATGTCTTCCATGTCCAGCGCCTTGGAAAGCACCTTGGTGCGTTCGCGGATGTGCGCGGCGCTCATCCCGTGCAGCTCACCGAAGTAGGCGATGTTCTCGCGCGCGGTCAGCCGCTTGTACACGCCACGCGCGTCGGGCAGCACGCCGAGTCGACGACGGACTTCCACCGCCTGGGTGGAGGCGTCCAGGCCATCCACCAGCACCCGGCCCTGGTCGGGCGTCATCAGGGTGTAGAGCATGCGCATGGTGGTGGTCTTGCCGGCGCCATTCGGGCCGAGCAGGCCGGTGATGCGGCCGTCTTCGGCCTGGAAGCCGACGTTCTCCACCGCCTTGATCAGGCCGGTCTTGGTCTTGAAGGCTTTATGCAGGTTCTCGGCGACGATCATGGTTCCCATCCGTTGAACGAGGTGAAGGCCGGCACCGGCGCGAGGGTATCCAGGCAGGAGGCGTCGAGCGCCTTGGCGTCGGTAGTGTCCATGAACTGCGCCAGCAGGCGCGGCATGCAGCCAGCGCCGAGGGTGCCGTGGCCCTGCCCCTTGGCCACGATGTGGCGGCCGTTGGGCAGGTGCTTGACGACCTGTTCGGCGTAGCGCGGCGGGGTGACCGGGTCGAACTCGCCGGACAACAGCAGCACCGGCACGTCGGTGCTCAACGGTGCGGTGAAGTTCTTTGGGCGGCTGCCGACGTTCCAGACCGGGCACGCAGCGAAGAACATGCGCGCCACTTCCGGGCCGAGGATGCGGTCGCCAGCCGGTGCTTCCACATAGCGGTCGGCATCTTCGGCACAGATCACCGACCACTGCATGCCCTGGTTCAACTGCCCTGCCATGTTGCGGGTGGCGAGGCTGTTGAGCGACATCAGCGGCGCGTAGCGGCCTTGTGCGGCCTCATCCAGCACCACCGGCAGCAGCGAGGCCGACTCCGGCATGTACGAGAACATGAAGGCCAGGTTGATCACGGTATTGGAGCTGATCGGGTCACGCCGGACCGCGGCGGTGCCCGGGTCTCGATACTCGACCTCGACCGGGGCCTTGGCCAGCGTGGAGATCACGTTGCGCAGCTGGGTGTGGGTATCCACCGGGAAGCGCTTGGCGCAGGCGGCGTCCTTCTGGCACTGGGCTGACTGCAGTTCGATCGCCGACTCGAAGGTGTTGGCGAAGTCGCCGCCCACCGCCAGGTCGTTCGGTGCCACGCCGTCGATCACCACCGCACGGGTGTGCTGCGGGAAGCGCGCGGCGTACTGCTGGGCCACGCGGGTGCCGTAGGAGCCGCCGACCAGGTTGATCCTGTCCACGCCCAGCGCGGCGCGCACGGCGTCCAGGTCGCCGATGGCTTCGGTGGTGGTGTAGAAGCGGGTATCGGCACGGTCCACCAGCGCCGCTGCGCAGCGCTTGGCGTACTCGGCCATTGCCTCGGGCGTGGGAGCCGCGTTCTCGTCGAACGTCAGCGCGTTGCCGTCGGCGTCGACGCAGCTGAGCGGGTTGGACTTGCCGGTGCCACGCTGGTCGACCAGGATGATGTCGCGCTTCTTGCGGACCTCACGCAGCGACTGCTTGATGATCGCCGCCACTTCTGTGGCCGACTGGCCCGGGCCACCGGCCAGGAAGAAGACCGGGTCCTGCTTGCCTTCGCCCTCGTTCTCGGTATCGAGCAGGGCGATGTTCAGGCCGATCCTGCGGCCATCCGGCGCGGCCGGGTTCTCCGGCACTTCCAGCGTGGCGCATTCGGCTTCCACGTTGCTGCTGGCCTGGGCGCTGGTCAGGGTGCAGGGCTTGAACGTCAGTGTTCCGTACTGGCGCGCCGCCCCTTGCGGGGGCGCTTCCGGGGTGGCCTGGCAGGCAGCCAGCAGCAGCACGGCTGCGCTGGCGGCCAGGGGACGGCGGGAAAGTCGCATTTCGATCACGTCCTTGGTTGAAGGGGCTCAGCATGCCATGACGGATGGGCGGGCTGGATGTGACCGAAGTAGGTGGGTAAGTTACCGATCCCCGCCTGTGGAGGCGTCGAGCGACAGCGCGCGGCGGACATTCACCCGTGCAGAGGGCTCCATTGCCAGACCCTGTCTCCACTTTCGTCCGGGAGTTCTCTGGAAATGCTGGTCGACGCAGCACGCCTGACACCAGTGCCTTCGCCAGTACAGGCCCTACCTGAAAGTTCAGCGGGGTGACACGAAAAGCACACCTTGAAGAGCGCGTTCTACTGCCAAAGAGGGGTCCGCTTCACGCCAACCATCTCTTCTCAGCCAAGCTTTATCGCCAGCGAGAACGTCACAACATCTATTGACGAGCCCCGATGCATAAACCCTGACCGAAGCAACCAGCCTACCTTCCAACAATGCCTGATCGCTGTACCCGGCCCGATCGCTTGG is from Stenotrophomonas bentonitica and encodes:
- a CDS encoding alpha/beta hydrolase codes for the protein MRLSRRPLAASAAVLLLAACQATPEAPPQGAARQYGTLTFKPCTLTSAQASSNVEAECATLEVPENPAAPDGRRIGLNIALLDTENEGEGKQDPVFFLAGGPGQSATEVAAIIKQSLREVRKKRDIILVDQRGTGKSNPLSCVDADGNALTFDENAAPTPEAMAEYAKRCAAALVDRADTRFYTTTEAIGDLDAVRAALGVDRINLVGGSYGTRVAQQYAARFPQHTRAVVIDGVAPNDLAVGGDFANTFESAIELQSAQCQKDAACAKRFPVDTHTQLRNVISTLAKAPVEVEYRDPGTAAVRRDPISSNTVINLAFMFSYMPESASLLPVVLDEAAQGRYAPLMSLNSLATRNMAGQLNQGMQWSVICAEDADRYVEAPAGDRILGPEVARMFFAACPVWNVGSRPKNFTAPLSTDVPVLLLSGEFDPVTPPRYAEQVVKHLPNGRHIVAKGQGHGTLGAGCMPRLLAQFMDTTDAKALDASCLDTLAPVPAFTSFNGWEP
- a CDS encoding energy transducer TonB; translated protein: MSHVNTNAKARLLVPLTLVVALAACSGKDETATPAAPTAAAPAAAPAATPAPAPAVSAKVQSMGTEELRELASKALRENRMYAPAGDNAMEYYLALREKTPDDASIKSALTDLQPYVLIAAEQSLAREDFTEGQRLVALIEKVDPNAAALPRLKTGITKGTEIALKRTQEETDKVKKDAENKTKQLAEQQRQQQASEAEAAKQIAAQQDAARRESERQDGERQAAARRETEQRQQAAAAAQAAAARAPAAAPAAAATLRPISTPAPRYPADALRSGTSGEVLVEITVGTDGSVTNARVLRATPARIFDREALGAVKKWKFEPVAAPTTTRRTLAFAPGG
- a CDS encoding ATP-binding cassette domain-containing protein yields the protein MIVAENLHKAFKTKTGLIKAVENVGFQAEDGRITGLLGPNGAGKTTTMRMLYTLMTPDQGRVLVDGLDASTQAVEVRRRLGVLPDARGVYKRLTARENIAYFGELHGMSAAHIRERTKVLSKALDMEDILDRQTDGFSQGQRTKTAIARALVHDPRNVILDEPTNGLDVMTTRALRGFLRELRDEGRCVIFSSHIMQEVAALCDTIVVIAKGTVMAAGTADELRAQTGEANLEDAFVKAIGNEEGLHA
- a CDS encoding glutathione S-transferase N-terminal domain-containing protein produces the protein MIDLYYWPTPNGHKVTLLLEELGLPYTIKSVNIGSGDQFKPEFLAISPNNKMPALVDHQPTDGGAPQSVFESGAILLYLAEKTGKFLPADTRGRVAVLEWLFWQMAGLGPMSGQMGHFSVYAPEQIPYAIERYGNEVRRLHGVMDKRLAESAFLAGDEYSIADMASYPWIGAYDKLPADFAAFPNLKRWHEAIAARPATGRAYALRQKVNPDAGKPLSDEERKHLFGKR
- a CDS encoding TIGR00645 family protein, producing the protein MSSSAKPISPLSSLIFASRWLQLPLYLGLILAQCVYVFLFGKELWHLVHKANAMGEQEIMLLVLGLIDVVMISNLLVMVIVGGYETFVSRLRLENHPDQPEWLSHVNASVLKVKLALSIIGISSIHLLKTFIGAGNLDGVPLCNTEAYYAAAADLTLKYGPDAKLICTTMTSDGVMWQTIIHAAFILSAIGIAYTDKLMAHTPSKSLAH
- a CDS encoding ABC transporter permease — protein: MSAFATLLTVMRKELRDLSRDRRTLALTLLMGPLLYPILILGMGKLAESRVKTQIDKPLDIPTIGRENAPNLVRFLASQGLNAVDPPKDLTAEIRDQKIDIALRISPDFGKDWAEGRPALVEIVQDSTRRDADIPTARLKAALSGYSQQVGSLRLLARGIDAQVARPLDVATQDLATVEAKRGVMLSLLLPILLTITSFLGGAYLVMDTTAGERERQSLEPLLATPAKRGAIVSGKIAAACVVGVVSLLLTLAAFKLSAQLSTGAAARQLNMGLLSMLQMLFVMMPILFIGTSLLTFLSAAAKSMKEAQSHMTWLMLLPMLPGYALMVYPVKSELWQLAVPFLAQNQMLLKIIRHEPISAQMWGVYLAAGFGLAALLWFAAVRRYHQERLAISG